In Streptomyces paludis, the genomic stretch GCGATCTCTGTCATGGTGGCCACAGCGTAGGCGCGCGGGCCCGCGCGATCCACGCGGGGATCCCCCGGGCATCCATTCACGCGGGCCGCGGACGCGAAGCCTAGGCTGGTGATCATGTTCGTACTGGAATTGACCTATACCGAGCCCATCGAGCGCGTCGAAGCGCTCATCGAGGACCATGTGGCCTGGCTGGACGCCGGATTCGCGGACGGTGTCTTTCTCGCCTCCGGCCGGAAGAACCCCCGTGACGGCGGCGTGATCCTGGCCGTCGGCGACGACCGCGCCGAGGTGGAGCGGCTGGCGGCGGCCGATCCGTTCGTGACCGGCGGTGTGTGCGTGTACCGGATCACCGAGTTCGCCGCGACGAAGACCGCCCCCGCGCTGGCTCCCTACCGCGAGGCGCCGCGACAGCCGTAAGACGGTGACACACCTCACTTCCTTTTCGCGCACGTATTGGGCCCGTCCGCCGTCTTTCCCTGTGGGAGACCGCGACAACCCGGTCCGACGGCGTCGGGCCCTCGTGCGACGAAGGGGAGCAGGACATGTCACCCGTCATCGAGCAGGCTGTGCACGCCAGACTCGTTTCGTCCGCGCCTCGGATGGAAATCGTGCCCGCGACACTCCACTACGACCAGGACGACCCCTTCGCCGTCCGGATGGCCTTCCCGCCGCCCGCGACCCTGGAGGGCACGGAGGTGACCTGGGAGTTCTCCCGCGAGCTGCTGGCCACCGGTGTCACCGAGGCCGCCGGGGTGGGCGATGTGCGGGTACGGCCGTTCGGTTACGGGCGTACGGTCCTGGAGTTCCACGCCCCCGAGGGGACCGCGATGGTGCATCTGCGCACCTCGGAGCTGCGGCGCTTCCTGGACCGGGTGCACGGGCTCGTCCCGGCCGGCCACGAGTACCTCTATCTCAATCTCGACCACGATCTGACCGAACTCCTGCGCGACGCCCGCTGAT encodes the following:
- the ssgD gene encoding spore wall synthesis regulator SsgD; this translates as MSPVIEQAVHARLVSSAPRMEIVPATLHYDQDDPFAVRMAFPPPATLEGTEVTWEFSRELLATGVTEAAGVGDVRVRPFGYGRTVLEFHAPEGTAMVHLRTSELRRFLDRVHGLVPAGHEYLYLNLDHDLTELLRDAR
- a CDS encoding YciI family protein, with translation MFVLELTYTEPIERVEALIEDHVAWLDAGFADGVFLASGRKNPRDGGVILAVGDDRAEVERLAAADPFVTGGVCVYRITEFAATKTAPALAPYREAPRQP